A section of the Amycolatopsis sp. AA4 genome encodes:
- a CDS encoding fumarylacetoacetate hydrolase family protein: protein MKVATVDGRLALVTAPGKAVDAAEASGGRFGPDVQQAYERWAELSEFAATLGEGHALERPVRDDQLGNPIPAPRQVFAIGLNYADHAAESSFAVPETPPVFTKFPTCLTGPYGDVVLPEGGNVDWEVELVAVVGKHADRVAEDEAWDYVAGLTVGQDISERRLQLAGPAPQFSLAKSYPGFGPLGPVVVSPDELPDRDDLELGALVNGEQVQKGRTSQMVFPVPALIARLSAVTPLLPGDVVFTGTPSGVGMGRTPQRWLQAGDQLVSYVHGIGELRQRMVAA from the coding sequence ATGAAAGTCGCCACTGTGGACGGACGACTGGCCCTGGTCACCGCACCGGGAAAGGCGGTGGACGCGGCCGAGGCCAGCGGCGGGCGGTTCGGCCCGGACGTCCAGCAGGCCTACGAGCGCTGGGCGGAACTGTCCGAGTTCGCCGCGACGCTCGGCGAAGGCCACGCGCTCGAACGGCCGGTGCGCGACGACCAGCTGGGCAATCCGATCCCGGCGCCGCGCCAGGTGTTCGCGATCGGACTCAACTACGCCGACCACGCGGCCGAATCGTCGTTCGCCGTGCCCGAGACCCCTCCGGTGTTCACCAAATTCCCGACCTGCCTCACCGGCCCGTACGGCGACGTCGTTCTCCCGGAGGGCGGGAACGTCGACTGGGAGGTCGAACTCGTCGCGGTCGTCGGCAAGCACGCGGACCGGGTCGCCGAGGATGAGGCTTGGGACTACGTCGCCGGGCTGACCGTCGGGCAGGACATCTCCGAACGGCGGCTGCAACTGGCCGGTCCCGCCCCGCAGTTCAGTCTCGCCAAGTCCTACCCGGGTTTCGGCCCGCTCGGCCCGGTGGTCGTGTCGCCGGACGAACTGCCCGATCGCGACGACCTCGAACTCGGCGCCCTCGTCAACGGCGAGCAGGTGCAGAAGGGCCGCACCTCGCAGATGGTGTTCCCGGTGCCCGCGCTGATCGCCCGGCTGTCCGCGGTGACCCCGCTCCTGCCCGGCGACGTCGTCTTCACCGGCACGCCGTCCGGCGTCGGCATGGGCCGCACGCCGCAGCGCTGGCTCCAGGCGGGCGACCAGCTCGTCAGCTACGTCCACGGCATCGGCGAACTGCGGCAGCGGATGGTCGCCGCTTAG
- a CDS encoding NADP-dependent oxidoreductase, whose protein sequence is MSGKETSRAVRFEAFGGPEALRVREVPAPQAGPGQLRVRVAAAGLNPMDWFMTSDAETAARFGLSLPCGFGTDYAGTVDQVGDGVTEFAVGDRVFGGALSRAVADYVVVDVAGTIAGGGDAHRTPDGLDDRTAATLPIAGCTAAAALAVVDPGPGDTVLIGGAGGGVGVFAVQLARLAGARVIGTGSASSAEALRALGAEPVAYGEGLVDRVRALAPAGVTAAMDLHGTETAHAARELGVPDGRITTIAGQIDGITPANGANAAPGSLEEIAGLVAAGRLRVPIAATFPVEEIRAAVELQSGRHVHGKVVIDL, encoded by the coding sequence ATGAGCGGGAAAGAAACGAGCCGGGCGGTGCGGTTCGAGGCGTTCGGCGGGCCGGAGGCCTTGCGCGTCCGCGAGGTGCCGGCGCCGCAGGCCGGTCCGGGGCAGCTTCGCGTGCGGGTGGCCGCGGCGGGGCTGAATCCGATGGACTGGTTCATGACCTCGGACGCGGAGACGGCCGCGCGGTTCGGGCTGAGCCTGCCGTGCGGGTTCGGCACCGACTACGCCGGGACCGTCGACCAGGTCGGCGACGGAGTGACCGAGTTCGCGGTCGGAGACCGGGTGTTCGGCGGGGCGCTGTCGCGGGCGGTCGCCGACTACGTCGTGGTGGACGTGGCGGGGACAATCGCGGGGGGCGGCGACGCGCACCGGACCCCGGACGGCCTCGACGACCGCACGGCGGCGACCCTTCCGATCGCGGGCTGCACGGCGGCCGCGGCGTTGGCGGTGGTCGACCCGGGGCCGGGCGACACGGTGCTGATCGGTGGCGCGGGCGGCGGGGTCGGCGTGTTCGCTGTCCAGCTGGCCCGGCTCGCGGGCGCGCGAGTGATCGGGACGGGGTCGGCGAGCTCGGCCGAGGCCCTGCGCGCGTTGGGGGCGGAACCGGTCGCGTATGGCGAGGGCCTGGTCGACCGGGTCCGCGCGCTGGCTCCCGCCGGGGTCACCGCGGCCATGGACCTGCACGGGACGGAGACCGCGCACGCGGCGCGCGAACTCGGCGTGCCGGACGGCCGCATCACCACGATCGCCGGCCAGATCGACGGGATCACCCCGGCGAACGGAGCCAACGCGGCCCCGGGTTCGCTGGAGGAGATCGCCGGGCTGGTCGCGGCGGGACGGCTGCGGGTGCCGATCGCCGCGACCTTTCCGGTCGAGGAGATCCGGGCGGCGGTCGAGCTTCAGTCGGGGCGGCATGTGCACGGGAAGGTGGTCATCGACCTTTAG
- a CDS encoding nuclear transport factor 2 family protein, with protein MVHNEVTVDRKAIAETYFKQMDAGEDFLGLFADHAYVYFPKHRPARGIAEIKQLFADIFVLFSSIVHEVPYFNYVQQGDYVVVEGITHGVLADGTPWRATEGLGGRFCNVFEIRDGRIQRLHIYLDPDYGDADAGRYPWLRDTPAA; from the coding sequence ATGGTGCACAACGAAGTCACCGTCGACCGCAAGGCGATCGCCGAAACGTATTTCAAGCAGATGGACGCGGGAGAGGACTTCCTCGGCCTCTTCGCCGACCACGCCTACGTCTACTTCCCGAAGCACCGGCCCGCGCGCGGCATCGCCGAAATCAAGCAGCTGTTCGCGGACATCTTCGTGCTGTTCTCCTCGATCGTGCACGAGGTGCCGTACTTCAACTATGTCCAGCAAGGCGATTACGTCGTCGTCGAAGGCATCACCCACGGCGTCCTCGCCGACGGCACCCCATGGCGAGCGACCGAAGGCTTGGGCGGCCGCTTCTGCAACGTGTTCGAAATCCGCGACGGCCGGATCCAGCGCCTGCACATCTACCTCGACCCGGACTACGGCGACGCGGACGCCGGCCGTTACCCGTGGCTGCGGGACACCCCGGCCGCCTAA
- a CDS encoding VOC family protein, whose product MALHRLNSLVVGVPDVAATARYYRDFGLAEDADGWFRTRDGGRQLKIVHAPRRQLMELSVGADDPDDLARIRRRLSSLDIPAEIAGDALVTREPVTGFQVVVRIAERLHQDPEPPTPYNGPGRLERTSTRAPGVLRTGPVRPRKLGHVVVGSPDHERTIQFFTAGLGFKTSDAIKGHGAFLRCSTDHHNVLALAAPVAFLHHTSWQVEDVDEVGRGATAMLEDHPERHVWGLGRHHAGSNFFWYLKDPAGNFSEYYSDMDSILDDQLWTPETLEGAKGLFSWGPPPPPSFLHPEDLAALMTGAHQAG is encoded by the coding sequence ATGGCATTGCACCGGTTGAACTCGCTCGTCGTCGGCGTGCCCGACGTCGCCGCGACCGCCCGCTACTACCGGGACTTCGGGCTCGCCGAGGACGCCGACGGCTGGTTCCGCACCCGCGACGGCGGCCGTCAGCTGAAGATCGTCCACGCGCCGCGACGGCAGCTGATGGAACTCAGCGTCGGCGCGGACGACCCGGACGACCTCGCCCGCATCCGCCGCCGGCTGTCCTCTTTGGACATTCCGGCGGAGATCGCCGGCGACGCGCTGGTCACCCGCGAACCGGTCACCGGGTTCCAGGTGGTCGTGCGGATCGCCGAACGGCTGCACCAGGATCCCGAACCGCCCACGCCGTACAACGGCCCCGGCAGGCTGGAGCGCACGAGCACGCGGGCGCCCGGCGTGCTGCGCACCGGGCCGGTGCGTCCGCGCAAGCTCGGCCACGTCGTCGTCGGCTCCCCCGACCACGAGCGCACCATCCAGTTCTTCACCGCCGGGCTGGGTTTCAAGACCAGCGACGCGATCAAGGGGCACGGCGCTTTCCTGCGCTGCTCCACCGACCACCACAACGTCCTCGCGCTCGCCGCGCCGGTCGCCTTCCTGCACCACACGTCGTGGCAGGTCGAGGACGTCGACGAGGTCGGACGCGGCGCGACCGCGATGCTCGAGGACCATCCGGAACGGCACGTGTGGGGCCTCGGACGGCACCACGCCGGGTCGAATTTCTTCTGGTACCTCAAGGATCCGGCCGGGAACTTCTCCGAGTACTACTCCGACATGGACAGCATCCTCGACGACCAGCTCTGGACGCCGGAGACGCTGGAAGGCGCCAAGGGCCTGTTCAGCTGGGGCCCGCCGCCCCCGCCGTCGTTCCTGCACCCCGAGGATCTCGCCGCGCTGATGACCGGCGCGCACCAGGCCGGCTGA
- a CDS encoding FAD-dependent monooxygenase has translation MPACETDVLVVGAGPAGLTASALLAAQGVRAVTITKYPGTAHSPRAHITNQRTMEVFRDLGLEDAVRKVAVPNALMGDNVWATSFAGQELARLKTWGSGTARHADYVAASPSAMCNIPQHILEPVLRDGAERHGADLRFSTELVRISQTPEAVHAVVVDRETGAEQEIVARYVIAADGGRSTVAGQLGFEFDGESGLGRAANVWLEADLTRYTAHRPGTLYWMCQPGNDYWVGSGTFICVTPWTEWVMLFMYDPADGEPDLSPAAVRERASTIIGDPDVEVRIKAVSEWQINHLVARSYRRGRVFLAGDAAHRHPPANGLGTNTSVQDAFNLAWKLASVLRGEAGEALLDTYDAERQPVGKQVVDRAMRSVENMRPISQAFGFRPGQSAEAGWRSLAGLAADTPEGQARRAELRRAVELQNYQFNAHGVELGQRYASAAVASDGTPWPAPARDPELYYEATTHPGARLPHAWLEHAGTPVSTVDITGHGRFTVLTGIGGQDWLDAAGKLATEFGIELAVRQIGLGCDYLDPLGEWERVREISERGCLLVRPDHHIAWRSADLAADPAATLRDVLRQVLAR, from the coding sequence ATGCCCGCTTGCGAAACCGATGTACTCGTCGTCGGGGCCGGTCCCGCCGGCCTGACCGCGTCCGCTCTGCTCGCCGCGCAGGGCGTCCGCGCCGTCACGATCACGAAATACCCGGGCACCGCGCATTCCCCGCGAGCCCACATCACCAACCAGCGCACCATGGAAGTCTTCCGCGACCTCGGTCTCGAGGACGCCGTCCGGAAAGTCGCGGTGCCCAACGCGTTGATGGGCGACAACGTCTGGGCGACCAGCTTCGCCGGACAGGAACTGGCGCGGCTCAAAACCTGGGGCAGCGGCACCGCGCGGCACGCTGACTACGTCGCCGCCAGCCCCAGCGCGATGTGCAACATCCCGCAGCACATCCTCGAACCGGTGCTGCGCGACGGAGCCGAGCGGCACGGCGCCGACCTCCGGTTCTCGACCGAACTCGTACGCATCTCGCAGACGCCGGAAGCCGTCCACGCGGTGGTCGTCGACCGGGAAACCGGTGCCGAGCAAGAAATCGTCGCGCGATACGTGATCGCCGCGGACGGCGGCCGCAGCACGGTGGCCGGCCAGCTCGGCTTCGAGTTCGACGGCGAGTCCGGGCTCGGACGGGCCGCGAACGTGTGGCTGGAAGCCGATCTCACCCGCTACACCGCGCACCGCCCGGGAACGCTGTACTGGATGTGCCAGCCGGGCAACGATTATTGGGTCGGTTCGGGCACGTTCATCTGCGTCACACCGTGGACCGAATGGGTCATGCTCTTCATGTACGACCCGGCCGACGGCGAGCCCGACCTCTCCCCCGCCGCGGTTCGCGAACGGGCGTCGACCATCATCGGCGACCCGGACGTCGAGGTCCGGATCAAGGCCGTCAGCGAATGGCAGATCAACCACCTGGTCGCCCGTTCCTACCGGCGCGGCCGGGTTTTCCTCGCAGGGGACGCCGCGCACCGGCATCCGCCCGCGAACGGGCTCGGCACGAACACCTCGGTGCAGGACGCGTTCAACCTGGCGTGGAAGCTCGCGTCCGTGCTCCGCGGCGAGGCCGGGGAAGCGCTGCTGGACACCTACGACGCGGAACGGCAGCCGGTCGGCAAGCAGGTGGTCGACCGCGCGATGCGCAGCGTCGAGAACATGCGGCCGATTTCGCAGGCGTTCGGCTTCCGTCCCGGCCAGAGCGCCGAGGCGGGCTGGCGCAGCCTCGCCGGGCTCGCCGCGGACACGCCCGAAGGCCAGGCCCGCCGCGCCGAACTGCGCCGAGCGGTCGAACTGCAGAACTACCAGTTCAACGCGCACGGCGTCGAACTCGGTCAGCGCTACGCCTCGGCCGCGGTCGCGTCCGACGGAACGCCCTGGCCGGCCCCCGCCCGCGACCCGGAGCTGTACTACGAGGCCACCACCCATCCCGGCGCCCGGCTGCCGCACGCGTGGCTGGAACACGCCGGAACTCCAGTGTCCACTGTGGACATCACCGGCCACGGCCGGTTCACCGTGCTCACCGGCATCGGCGGACAGGACTGGCTGGACGCGGCGGGCAAGCTCGCCACCGAGTTCGGGATCGAACTGGCCGTCCGGCAGATCGGCCTCGGCTGCGACTACCTCGACCCGCTCGGCGAGTGGGAACGCGTCCGCGAAATCAGCGAACGCGGTTGCCTGCTCGTCCGCCCGGATCACCACATCGCCTGGCGCAGCGCCGATCTCGCCGCCGATCCCGCCGCGACGCTGCGCGACGTCCTCCGCCAGGTGCTGGCTCGATAA
- a CDS encoding GntR family transcriptional regulator produces MAGDVTRAEGVYQQLRADILGGRMVPGQRLKFPELCERYATSVGAAREALTRLTAEGLVKTRPHLGYTVTPLSHEDLADLTKARLEIESLVLRLSILEGDVQWEARAVAAHHLLERTPFTDPADPDRPADAWVAAHADFHLALFDGCRNRRLVATARGLREEAELYRQWSVSFGQEEDRDLPAEHRAILEAALARDADLAAERLRDHIAHTAQLLISCAEDEPNRP; encoded by the coding sequence ATGGCAGGGGACGTGACGCGCGCGGAGGGTGTCTACCAGCAGCTCCGGGCGGACATCCTGGGCGGCCGGATGGTCCCCGGGCAGCGGCTCAAGTTCCCCGAACTGTGCGAGCGGTACGCGACGAGCGTCGGCGCGGCCCGCGAGGCGCTCACCCGGCTGACCGCGGAGGGGCTGGTGAAGACCAGGCCGCACCTCGGGTACACGGTCACGCCGCTGTCGCACGAGGATCTCGCGGACCTGACCAAGGCGCGCCTGGAGATCGAATCGCTGGTGCTGCGGCTGTCGATCCTGGAGGGCGACGTGCAGTGGGAGGCCCGCGCGGTGGCCGCGCACCACCTGCTCGAACGGACCCCGTTCACCGACCCCGCCGACCCGGACCGCCCGGCCGACGCCTGGGTCGCCGCGCACGCGGATTTCCACCTGGCCCTGTTCGACGGTTGCCGCAATCGCCGGCTGGTCGCCACGGCGCGTGGTCTGCGCGAGGAGGCGGAGTTGTACCGGCAGTGGTCGGTTTCGTTCGGCCAGGAGGAGGATCGGGATCTTCCGGCGGAGCACAGGGCGATTCTCGAAGCGGCGCTGGCCCGTGACGCGGATTTGGCGGCGGAGCGGCTTCGGGACCATATCGCGCACACGGCGCAGCTGTTGATCAGCTGCGCCGAGGACGAGCCCAACCGGCCGTAG
- a CDS encoding AraC family transcriptional regulator yields MSARRGAAPRDWERVSKSVADAYFPHQLTPLRAGREPRLTLRTLDLGPVLIGYVGWGADVEIACDYPSAYEVNLPLTGHLASRGRHGPVTSVPGQATVFRADTPSLITHWDATCTVLGVKFDRDWLDREAERVVGAVRAAGALPDQLPLEHGPARDWRHLVAGLSSQMRDGALFVDQPIVREQLAGAVAAGFLLAGCPEPGRVPAPRPRAITRVAEAVRADPARAWTAAEMAAVAGTTVRRLQESFREWVGCTPTEHLVGVRLQHARADLEERPELSVSEIAARWGFSSASRFAAAFRKRYGESPSRVR; encoded by the coding sequence ATGTCCGCACGCCGGGGTGCGGCGCCGCGGGACTGGGAGCGAGTCTCGAAGTCGGTGGCCGACGCCTACTTTCCGCACCAGCTGACGCCGCTGCGCGCCGGCCGCGAACCGCGGCTGACCCTGCGGACGCTGGACCTCGGCCCGGTGCTGATCGGGTACGTCGGGTGGGGAGCCGACGTCGAGATCGCCTGCGACTACCCGTCCGCCTACGAGGTCAACCTGCCCCTGACCGGCCACCTCGCCAGCCGCGGCAGGCACGGCCCGGTGACGTCGGTGCCCGGGCAGGCGACGGTCTTCCGGGCCGACACCCCGTCGCTGATCACCCACTGGGACGCGACGTGCACGGTGCTGGGCGTCAAATTCGACCGGGACTGGCTGGACCGCGAGGCCGAGCGGGTCGTCGGCGCCGTCCGGGCGGCCGGCGCGCTCCCGGACCAGCTGCCGCTCGAACACGGCCCGGCGCGCGACTGGCGGCATCTCGTGGCCGGGCTTTCGTCGCAGATGCGCGACGGCGCGTTGTTCGTCGACCAGCCGATCGTCCGGGAACAGCTGGCCGGAGCGGTCGCGGCGGGGTTTCTGCTGGCTGGCTGCCCGGAACCGGGCCGCGTCCCGGCGCCGCGGCCGCGGGCGATCACGCGGGTGGCGGAGGCCGTCCGCGCCGACCCGGCCCGAGCCTGGACGGCGGCGGAGATGGCGGCGGTTGCCGGGACTACGGTCCGCCGGTTGCAGGAGAGTTTCCGGGAGTGGGTGGGGTGCACGCCCACCGAGCATCTCGTCGGGGTGCGGTTGCAGCATGCCCGGGCGGATCTTGAGGAACGCCCGGAATTGTCGGTGAGCGAGATCGCGGCGCGGTGGGGGTTTTCCAGCGCCAGCCGGTTTGCTGCGGCGTTTCGGAAGCGGTATGGGGAGTCGCCCTCGCGGGTTCGGTGA
- a CDS encoding cytochrome P450 → MTTNSTTVPDLSWIGDITMAQLERNPYEPYERLRREAPLAYVPVLGSHVATTAEICREIAASPDFEAVITPAGGRTFGHPAIIGVNGDIHADLRSMVEPALQPVEVDRWIDGLVRPIARGYLEKFENDGRAELVSQYCEPVSVRSLGDLLGLNGVSSDKLREWFAKLSRSFTNAAMTEDGEFANPEGFVQGDEAKAEIQATVDPLIDQWIAEPADTAISHWLHDGMPPGKTRDREYIYPTIYVYLLGAMQEPGHGMASTLAGLFSEPDQLEQVVDDPALIPRAISEGMRWTSPIWSATARISTKPVTVAGVDLPAGTPVILSYGSANHDTGVYEAPTRYDLHRPPLPHLAFGAGNHACAGIYFANHVMRIALEELFESIPNLERDTSADVEFWGWGFRGPTSLHVAWEA, encoded by the coding sequence ATGACGACGAACAGCACCACCGTCCCGGACCTTTCCTGGATCGGCGACATCACCATGGCCCAGCTGGAGCGCAATCCGTACGAGCCCTACGAACGGCTGCGCCGCGAGGCCCCGCTGGCGTACGTGCCGGTGCTCGGCTCGCACGTCGCGACGACCGCGGAGATCTGCCGCGAGATCGCCGCCAGCCCCGACTTCGAAGCCGTCATCACCCCGGCCGGCGGCCGCACCTTCGGCCATCCGGCGATCATCGGGGTCAACGGCGACATCCACGCCGACCTGCGCTCGATGGTCGAACCCGCCCTCCAGCCGGTCGAGGTCGACCGGTGGATCGACGGCCTCGTCCGCCCGATCGCCCGCGGCTACCTCGAGAAGTTCGAGAACGACGGCCGCGCGGAACTCGTCTCCCAGTACTGCGAACCGGTCAGCGTCCGCTCGCTCGGCGATCTGCTCGGCCTGAACGGCGTCAGCTCGGACAAACTGCGCGAATGGTTCGCGAAACTGAGCCGGTCCTTCACCAACGCGGCCATGACCGAGGACGGCGAGTTCGCCAATCCGGAGGGGTTCGTCCAGGGCGACGAGGCGAAGGCCGAGATCCAGGCGACGGTCGACCCGCTGATCGACCAGTGGATCGCCGAACCCGCCGACACCGCGATCTCGCACTGGCTGCACGACGGGATGCCGCCGGGCAAGACCCGCGACCGCGAGTACATCTACCCGACCATCTACGTGTACCTGCTCGGCGCGATGCAGGAACCCGGCCACGGCATGGCCTCGACGCTGGCGGGGCTGTTCAGCGAACCCGACCAGCTCGAACAGGTGGTGGACGACCCGGCGCTGATCCCCCGCGCGATCTCCGAGGGAATGCGGTGGACGTCGCCGATCTGGTCGGCCACCGCGCGGATCTCGACCAAACCGGTCACCGTCGCCGGGGTCGACCTGCCCGCGGGCACGCCGGTGATCCTGTCCTACGGCTCGGCCAACCACGACACCGGCGTCTACGAGGCCCCGACCCGCTACGACCTGCACCGTCCGCCGCTGCCGCACCTGGCTTTCGGCGCCGGGAACCACGCCTGCGCCGGGATCTACTTCGCCAACCACGTCATGCGGATCGCGCTGGAGGAGCTGTTCGAGTCGATCCCGAACCTCGAACGGGACACCTCCGCGGACGTCGAATTCTGGGGCTGGGGCTTCCGCGGCCCGACGTCGCTGCACGTCGCCTGGGAGGCTTGA
- a CDS encoding TetR/AcrR family transcriptional regulator, whose product MAAAKTPRADATRNRQHLLDVATRMFASAATEPSMRAIAAEAGVGIATLYRHFPTRESLVDAVYQDQVSRLTTGARDLLARLGPAAALRRWMDLFGDWIATKNGMLDTLLAMVESGEIAHAHTRTELLSAIDGLLEAGRTSGELRADVPAEDIAAALIGIFTVAGSAEHQALAGRLLDLLMDGLRPSARGGTSSRPAEPPSR is encoded by the coding sequence TTGGCCGCCGCGAAGACCCCGCGCGCAGACGCGACCCGCAACCGGCAGCACCTGCTGGACGTGGCGACGCGGATGTTCGCCTCGGCCGCGACCGAGCCGTCCATGCGCGCGATCGCCGCCGAGGCCGGAGTCGGCATCGCCACCCTCTACCGGCACTTCCCCACCCGGGAGTCCCTGGTCGACGCGGTCTACCAGGACCAGGTCTCGCGCCTCACCACCGGCGCCCGGGACCTCCTCGCCCGCCTCGGCCCGGCCGCCGCGCTGCGCCGCTGGATGGACCTGTTCGGAGACTGGATCGCGACCAAGAACGGCATGCTCGACACGCTGCTGGCCATGGTCGAATCCGGAGAGATCGCCCACGCCCACACCCGGACCGAACTGCTCTCGGCCATCGACGGCCTCCTCGAAGCCGGTCGCACGAGCGGCGAACTCCGCGCGGACGTCCCCGCCGAGGACATCGCCGCCGCCCTCATCGGCATCTTCACCGTGGCCGGTTCCGCAGAGCACCAAGCGCTGGCGGGCCGCCTCCTGGACCTGCTGATGGACGGGCTCCGGCCGTCCGCCCGCGGCGGAACGAGCAGCCGCCCGGCCGAACCCCCTTCGCGCTGA
- a CDS encoding FAD-binding oxidoreductase, whose protein sequence is MPFTATVGGREVLCEDDQPMLDAFLRAGVWMPNSCNQGTCGTCKLRVVDGAVDHRDSPADTLTEDERAAGLALACQARLRSDVVVETTGGGRATHPLRDLAATVREIRDIARDTRRLRLGLPEPLAFHAGQYVELTVPGAGVRRQYSLVNTADEDKVLELHVRLVPGGAATEQWIFAGLAVGDQVQVTGPLGDFFLPPPDEDDGGPMALIGGGTGLAPLIGLARTALRRDPARKVLLYHGVRGAADLYDLDLMADLAGSYPGFSFLPVLSDEPDGTHRTGFPTDRFLEDVPSARGWSGWLCGPPPMVEAGVKAFKRRRMAPRRIHRENFTPAAV, encoded by the coding sequence ATGCCGTTCACCGCGACCGTCGGCGGCCGGGAAGTGCTGTGCGAGGACGACCAGCCGATGCTCGACGCGTTCCTCCGCGCCGGCGTCTGGATGCCGAACTCCTGCAACCAGGGCACCTGCGGCACCTGCAAGCTGCGGGTGGTCGACGGCGCCGTCGACCACCGCGACTCCCCCGCCGACACCCTGACCGAGGACGAGCGGGCGGCGGGCCTCGCGCTGGCCTGCCAGGCCCGGCTCCGCTCGGACGTCGTCGTCGAAACCACGGGCGGCGGCCGGGCCACGCACCCGCTGCGCGACCTCGCCGCGACCGTCCGGGAAATCCGGGACATCGCCCGCGACACCCGGCGGCTGCGGCTCGGCCTGCCGGAACCGCTGGCGTTCCACGCGGGCCAATACGTCGAGCTGACCGTGCCCGGCGCCGGCGTGCGCCGCCAGTACTCGCTGGTCAACACCGCCGACGAGGACAAAGTCCTGGAACTGCACGTCCGCCTGGTGCCCGGCGGAGCGGCGACCGAACAGTGGATCTTCGCCGGACTCGCCGTCGGGGACCAGGTCCAGGTCACCGGCCCGCTCGGCGACTTCTTCCTGCCCCCGCCCGACGAGGACGACGGCGGCCCGATGGCGCTCATCGGCGGCGGGACCGGCCTCGCCCCGCTGATCGGCCTCGCCCGCACCGCGCTCCGCCGGGACCCGGCCCGGAAAGTGCTGCTGTACCACGGAGTCCGCGGGGCGGCCGACCTCTACGACCTCGACCTGATGGCCGACCTCGCCGGCAGCTACCCGGGATTCTCGTTCCTCCCGGTACTGTCCGACGAGCCCGACGGCACGCACCGCACCGGTTTCCCGACCGACCGGTTCCTCGAAGACGTCCCCAGCGCCCGCGGCTGGTCGGGCTGGCTCTGCGGACCGCCGCCGATGGTCGAGGCCGGGGTGAAAGCGTTCAAGCGCCGCCGGATGGCGCCGCGCCGGATCCACCGGGAGAACTTCACCCCGGCCGCTGTCTGA